CAAAGGACTTGTTGAAAAAATTGTTGAACAAAAAGATGCGAATGACAAAGAAAAGTTGATCAAGGAAGTCAATACTGGAATGTTTTGTTTTAACAATAGCGATCTATTTTCTGCCTTATCTCAAATCACTACAGATAATTCACAAGGTGAATTTTACCTTACAGATGTAATTGAAATCTTAAAAAATAAAGGTAAGGTTGTTACTGCTTTTCAAATGGCTGATTTTGAAGAAGCCTTAGGTGTGAATGACAGGGTTGCTTTGGCAGAAGCAAATAAAATCATGCAACGACGTTTAGCTAAAATGCATATGATGAATGGTGTAACCTTTATTGATCCTGAAAGCACGTATATTGAAGGAGAAGTTTCTATAGGACCAGATACAATTATAGAAGCTGGTGTTCAATTAAAGGGAAAAACAAAAATAGGCAAAGAATGTATCATTGGTGCACATTCTGAAATTATCGATAGTATTATTGAAGATAAAGTAGTAGTGAAACATTCTGTGATTCAAGAAAGCAAGGTTCATAGTGAGTCAGATGTAGGTCCCTTTGCACATTTGCGGCCTAATGCAACAATTGGAAAACATGTCCATATTGGGAATTTTGTTGAAGTCAAGAACTCTTTTATTGATGAAGGAACAAAAGTTGGACATCTTACGTATGTAGGTGATGCAAGCTTAGGAAAAAATATTAATGTGGGTTGTGGCGTTGTTTTTGTTAATTATGATGGTAAGAATAAATATCGAACAACTGTAGGCGACTATGCATTTATTGGCTCATCAACAAATATTGTTGCACCTGTTCAAATTGCTGAAAAATCTGTTATTGCTGCTGGTTCAATTATTACAAAAGATGTTAATAAATATGATTTAGCAATTGCGCGTGCAAAACAGATAAACAAATCAGATTATGCGAAAAAATTTCCTTATCTAAACTAAACTTTCTCTGAATCACTTGATTTATTTTGTGATGACTACTATTATTTAAAAGGAAATAAAGTTTATGTAATTGCCTGAAAAAGAAAGTGGAGGTTCTAATGTCGAAACATTATTTTGATCCGAGGTTGAAAATTTTTTCTCTTAATTCAAATCGTCCATTAGCCGAAAAGATTGCTAATGCCGTAGGTGTAGAACTTGGAAAATCATCAGTTAATCAGTTTAGTGATGGAGAAATTCAAATTAATATTGAAGAAAGTATTCGTGGGTCACATGTATATCTGGTCCAATCAACAAGTAGCCCGGTAAATGATAATTTGATGGAATTACTCATTATGATTGATGCTTTAAAGCGTGCTAGTGCAAAAACAATTAATGTTGTTATGCCTTATTATGGTTATGCACGTCAAGATCGAAAAGCTCGGTCTCGTGAACCAATTACAGCTAAATTGGTTGCAAACATGCTTGAAAAAGCTGGAACAACCCGTATGTTAACGTTAGATCTCCATGCTGTTCAAATTCAAGGTTTCTTTGATATTCCTGTGGATCATTTAATGGGCGCACCATTAATTGCCGATTACTTTTTGGAACGTGAGATTCAAGGAGACGATGTTGTAGTTGTTTCTCCAGACCATGGCGGGGTAACACGTGCCCGCAAATTGGCTGAATATCTTAAATCACCAATTGCTATTATTGATAAACGTCGACCAAAAGCCAATGTTGCTGAAGTCATGAATATTATTGGACAAGTGGAAGACAAGGTTTGTGTATTGATTGATGATATGATTGACACAGCGGGTACAATTACTTTAGCAGCAAATGCTCTGAAGGAAGCTGGAGCAAAAGAAGTATATGCCTCTTGTACGCACCCAGTTTTATCCGGACCTGCTTTGCAACGGATTGAAGATTCTGCGATTAAACGATTGGTTGTTACAGATTCTATTTATCTATCAGATGATAGAAAAATCGGAAAGATTGATGAAATTAGCGTAAGTGAATTAATCGGGGATGCAATCAAACGAATTCATGAAAATAAACCGGTTAGTCCACTATTTGAAATAAGATATCGTTAATCACAAGGAAAACCGATTGCCTTAAGCATTAAATCAACAAATGGATAATGCTTATTATCTAGAAAAATTGAATAAGCGAAAAAGTAATTAAAAATAGGTTAGAGTTAACTAAATGTTTTTTAAATTTAGTTAACTCTAATTTATTTTCAGCTAGGAGTGCCTTAGAACCTATTTTTATGTATATAATTAATTTTTAATAAGGAATCAATCTGTCTATCTATTTTATTCATCCATTGATGAGTATTAATAAAATAAAAGGATCTACTTAGGATTTTTGGGTAGCTAGGTATTAAAAAATGTGATTAAATAAATTTATATATAACTTCAATCAATAGAAAATATTTAAGAAAGAAGTCTATCAATGAATTATTATACAAAACAATTAAAAGAATTAACCAGTGAACAATTTTACAGAATAGCTCAATTGAGAATTAGTGTTTTTGTTGTGGAACAAAACTGTCCTTATCAAGAGATCGATACACTTGATGAAATTGCCTGGCATATCTGGTTAGAAGATGAAAAAGATAATATTGTTGGTTATACAAGAGTGATAAATTATGAAGATTATGCTAGCTTTGGCAGAGTTCTCATTGCCCCTACCTATCGAAATAGCGGATTAGGAAAATCTCTAGTTGCACATACAATTTCATTTATCAACGAAAAATATCCCAATCAGCCCATTGTAATCAGCGGACAAGCTTACTTGAAGATGTTTTATGAATCCTTCGGATTTCAAGCAATTTCTGATCGTTACTTAGAAGATAATATTCCACATATAAAGATGCGAAAAGTATTTAGCAGTGATAAATAATTAAAAAAGGATAGGGCCTTTTAAATGACTAGGTTCTATCCTTATATGAACGATCTTTACGATTTAATTATTTTTATTTATGTTTTTTCGCACTACTATTCATTTTTCAATCGATTGACTGAGACAACCGTACCTGTGTAAGCATCGGCCAAAAATTCATAATGAACAAGTTCATCATCTTCGAATCGACAAATACCCCCTGTATACACTTTTGAACGTACAGCAAATTTTCTTAATGGTTTTTTTCAAATTCAATCCATGATCCTTCAATAGGTCCTTCTTTTAAGAAAGCATTCTTAATTTTTTTCAATACATCATCTGGCGATAAGGTTTTTCTTTTCTGATACCATAGCATAGAGGTTAGTCCACTTAAAACACCTAGACTAATTCCTAATGTCAATCCACCTTTAAAATATCCTAATTCTTCCTCACCACGCATTTAAATCCCTCCTTTAACTAGTAGTGGAAGTAGTTAACTGTTTTAATATTCTTTATTTTACCATAGAAAACAAAGAATATCGAAAAACAAAAAATGTTCAATTAAAAATTATTAGGTTATAATAAACTTAACTTAACGAATTAGAAAGGAATTCTTGTGAGTCTTTTATTTTATCATTGTATAAATGATAATTAATTTTAAGATAACAAGAAAGGACAGCAAATGGAAGAAAAAACATTTCAACGTATTAAAGAATTGACAGAATTACAAGGAACAAGTGGTTTTGAAGATGATATTCGTCAATATATGAAAAGGCAATTGACTCCCTTGGTAGATGATATTCAATATGATGGATTAGGTGGAATTTTTGGAATTAAGCAATCAAAAGAGAAAGACGCACCAAGAGTGATGGTTGCTGCTCATATGGATGAAGTCGGCTTTATGCTAACAGAAATTAAAGAAAATGGCTTATTTCGGGTAGTTCCACTAGGTGGTTGGAATCCTTATGTTGTTTCAGCACAACGCTTTTCATTAAAAACAAAACAAGGTGTTTATCCATGTATTTCTTCTTCAGTGCCACC
The genomic region above belongs to Melissococcus plutonius ATCC 35311 and contains:
- the glmU gene encoding bifunctional UDP-N-acetylglucosamine diphosphorylase/glucosamine-1-phosphate N-acetyltransferase GlmU, with translation MENRYAIILAAGKGTRMKSNLYKVLHSVAGKSMVENVLGQVEKAHLQKIITIVGYGAQAIKEELNERCEYVLQEEQLGTGHAVLQAETLLGDKEGITLVVTGDTPLLTTETINNLFDYHQEQKASATILTAYTEEPTGYGRIIRDAKGLVEKIVEQKDANDKEKLIKEVNTGMFCFNNSDLFSALSQITTDNSQGEFYLTDVIEILKNKGKVVTAFQMADFEEALGVNDRVALAEANKIMQRRLAKMHMMNGVTFIDPESTYIEGEVSIGPDTIIEAGVQLKGKTKIGKECIIGAHSEIIDSIIEDKVVVKHSVIQESKVHSESDVGPFAHLRPNATIGKHVHIGNFVEVKNSFIDEGTKVGHLTYVGDASLGKNINVGCGVVFVNYDGKNKYRTTVGDYAFIGSSTNIVAPVQIAEKSVIAAGSIITKDVNKYDLAIARAKQINKSDYAKKFPYLN
- a CDS encoding ribose-phosphate diphosphokinase, coding for MSKHYFDPRLKIFSLNSNRPLAEKIANAVGVELGKSSVNQFSDGEIQINIEESIRGSHVYLVQSTSSPVNDNLMELLIMIDALKRASAKTINVVMPYYGYARQDRKARSREPITAKLVANMLEKAGTTRMLTLDLHAVQIQGFFDIPVDHLMGAPLIADYFLEREIQGDDVVVVSPDHGGVTRARKLAEYLKSPIAIIDKRRPKANVAEVMNIIGQVEDKVCVLIDDMIDTAGTITLAANALKEAGAKEVYASCTHPVLSGPALQRIEDSAIKRLVVTDSIYLSDDRKIGKIDEISVSELIGDAIKRIHENKPVSPLFEIRYR
- a CDS encoding GNAT family N-acetyltransferase, whose protein sequence is MNYYTKQLKELTSEQFYRIAQLRISVFVVEQNCPYQEIDTLDEIAWHIWLEDEKDNIVGYTRVINYEDYASFGRVLIAPTYRNSGLGKSLVAHTISFINEKYPNQPIVISGQAYLKMFYESFGFQAISDRYLEDNIPHIKMRKVFSSDK